The bacterium DNA window TTGTCACCATTGCTGTCGAACAGCTGAATTGAAATTGTTCCGGCTGTAGTGTAACTGACCTCAACATTGTAGTGGCCGTTTGTAAGCTCGCTGATGCTTGTAGTACTGGTAAATGCACTTGCAGTAGCAAAACTAGCATCCATATTTGTTGTGGAAAGTGCACTTGAACTTACACTTGAAGAGGCAGTAGAAGAAGCCTGCACATCAAGATCGGAAGATGTAAATCCAGAAATACCGCTTACATTACCAACAACATTGAATGTAAGAGCATCTGCAGAAGAAGTTCCTACGCCTATCTGGAAATTAAGGTTGCTGTCAGTAAGAAGTGACGAATCAGCCCATTTTGCCTGATCAACCTCAGCATCAATCTGTGTGTTGAAATTTTCCAATTCCGAAAGGATTGCTGCTCGCTCCTCTGTACCCAGAGTTCCGTTTGCAGCCTGCATTGCTTTGGATTTCATCTGGCTCAAAATATCCTGAATATTAGTCAGGTGCCCTTCTGCAACAGTCATCAGGTTCTTTCCTGAAGCAATGTTATCGAGAGCTGTTCCCAGACCCTTTGCTTTCACATTAAGCTTTGCTGAAATTGTAAATCCTGCAGCATCATCAGCAGCAGAGTTGATTCTTCTGCCGGTTGCCAGACGGAGCTGATGCATACTCATCCGTGTGTTCACATTATTCAGAGCATTCAAAGCATTGAGAGCCTGAATATTTGTGTTGATCCTTGTTAAACTTGCACTAGCCATAGTGTGTACCTCCTTGCATTTTATGGGCATCCCTGCCCGTACCCTGGTTGTAAAACTTTTTAACGACCGTCTCTGTTCTTCAATATGAGTTATCGGCCGCTGTTTGAAATACTTTAACAAATAAAATATTTTTTTTACAGAACTCATTGTAACAATAGTTCTGTTATTAATATCGGCAGATTCAGCATCTGCTGAAGTGCAGTCGCGACAAATTCCGGTTTATTAACAATACCTTCCATATTTCATTGAGGGATAAAAAACAATTAGGCTCTATGCTGAATCGAGTGGGTAATGTCCTGAAATATTAATTTGC harbors:
- a CDS encoding flagellin, yielding MASASLTRINTNIQALNALNALNNVNTRMSMHQLRLATGRRINSAADDAAGFTISAKLNVKAKGLGTALDNIASGKNLMTVAEGHLTNIQDILSQMKSKAMQAANGTLGTEERAAILSELENFNTQIDAEVDQAKWADSSLLTDSNLNFQIGVGTSSADALTFNVVGNVSGISGFTSSDLDVQASSTASSSVSSSALSTTNMDASFATASAFTSTTSISELTNGHYNVEVSYTTAGTISIQLFDSNGDNVVIDTDGSDGGASGNTLTKKVDEGDVDAIDLGVGISIDIGTIDTANAGSALFSVDYSRGGNAVGSQGSAQDYMDKIDTAIDYVSKGLSYIGSQVNRLGFQENSLTVAKTNTEAAYSRIVDADMAKEQLESTKLLILQQTATSMLAQANTAPQSVLALFR